GAAACCCAATAGGGCTAGCCCTGCATAGGTCACGGCAGGCCAAAGAATGTCGTCGCGGCTGGGGGTGTCGACTAGGCCATTGAGCCAGTCGGGTCGGGGTAGGGAGGGGGTAGCTTTGGCTAGGGGCGGGGTTTCGGGGACGTTTTCGGCAAAGCGAATGCGATCGGGCACCTTGATCTTGCCCTCTTGGCGCAGGCGCAGGCGCTCCATCAGAATGGCATCGTAGGCCGCTTCGACGGCAGCCTGCTGCTTGGGCTCTTCGGCATAGTGATCGACCAGGCGATCGCGGGCCGCCTGAATTTCTTCAAAGGTTGAGGCTTCAGTTAGCCCCAGCAGTTCGTACGAATTTTGGTCGCTCATCTGCAAAACTCCAAAACCCCCAGACGACTTGACAACAACAGCCTGTCCTGATCGAATCTAAACCCAAGCCCCATGACAGTTGCTAAACCCAGTGTAACCAGCGACCCCACAAATAGGGAACACCTGTCGAAATGGGTACTCCCCTAGGGCACATCTTACGGCCTAGGCTGCCTGAGAAAGCCCTACGCAATTTTTGTTTGCGTGGTGCGAGGGCAGAGCTACCCCCTTAGGATGGGGAGTAGTTTTGGCGTTTTGCGGATATTTGCCCCGATGGGTACAACGTTAGCAATGGGTTTGTGGCTGGCCGAGGAGCCGTTGGAGGTAGGGGCACTGGCAAATACCACCAGCGACGTTACTGGCTTGGTCAATGCCCTGATCGTGCTGCTGCTGATGGCTACGGTCGTCGCCCTGATTACTCGCCGGCTGCGCATTCCCTACGTGGTGGGGCTGGTGCTGGCGGGGCTCAGCATTACTCAATCGGTGCTGCCGGAGTCAGTGGGGCTCAACCCGGAAATCATTCTCAACCTGTTTTTGCCCATTTTGATTTTTGAGGCGGCCATTAACACCGACATCAGTCGGCTGCGCAGCACCATTAAGCTGATTGCCTTGATCGCAGGGCCAGGGGTGCTGCTGGCCGCAATGATTACTGCGGCCATACTCCAGTGGGGACTGGGATTGGCAACCATTACCGCCGCCGCCATCGGCGTAATTTTGACCATTACCGACACGGTTTCGGTCATTGCCGCCTTTAGAACGGTGCCGGTGCCCCCTCGGCTGGCCACCATCGTAGAGGGCGAGAGCCTGCTGAATGACGGCACGGCCCTGGTGCTCTTGGGCCTGATCACCACCGTTCACACTCAGGGATCGTTCACGGTAGGGGAAGGGTTGCAGCAGATCGTTATCGCCTTTGTGGGAGGCGGGGTGCTGGGCCTAGGCCTGGGTTACCTGTGTGTGGGGCTATTTCAACAGCTCGACGATGCTCTCAGCAATATTTTGCTGACGGTGGCAGTATCCCTGGGCACGTTTCAGATTGGGCACGAAATCGGTGTATCGAGCGCGATCGCCGTCGTGGTCGCTGGGCTGGTGATTGGTGAATTGGGCTTTCGCCAGACCTCAGCCTCAACCAAGGTCACTCTGCTCAACTTTTGGGAGTATGCAGGCTTTGGGGTCAACACCTTTATCTTTTTGCTGGTGGGTATTGAGGTCGATCCAGAGGTGCTGCTGCAAACCATTCCAGCGGCACTGTTCGCGGTGCTGGCCTATCAAACCGGCCGCGTTCTGACGACCTACCCACTGCTGTACCTGCTGAGGTTTTTTGATCGCCCCCTGCCCCTGCGCTGGCAGCACGTGCTGATTTTGGGCAATGTCAAAGGGTCGTTGTCGATGGCGCTGGCACTGAGTTTGCCCGCCGATCTGCCGGGGCGATCGCAGGTGGTCGCCCTGGTATTCAGCACCGTATTGGTGTCGCTAGTGGGTCAAGGGCTAACCCTGCCATGGCTGGTGAAGCGGCTGCGCCTCACAATCCCCTCAGCAACCAGGCAACACCTCGAAACGCTACAGCTCAATCTGATTGCCGCCAAAGCGGGACAGCAAGAGCTAGCCGCCCTGCTGCAATCGGGCAGCCTGCCCAAAAACCTCTATGAAGAGTTGTTTGCCGCCTACCAAGCCCAGATTGCTAGCGCCGACCGCGAGCTGCGTGACTTCTACAACCAGCGCCCCCTTGACGACAACGCCCACCTCGAAGACCAAAGTCATCTAGACGGGCTGCGCCGCCGCCTTTATCTAGCTGAGAAGGGGGCCGTCAACGACGCCCTGCGCAAAGGATTGTTATCTGAAGAGACCAGCCAGTCCTACGTTAGGGCCCTCAACGAAAAGCTGCTCGCCCTGAAAGATGACTGACCCCAAAGAACACTGTTGTCGCTCACTCCAGCCCTCAGGCGCAGAGCCCCATGAAGTCGAGCATCTGTCGCACTAGACCGGGCTTAGTCACCGCCAGAATGGTCGAGCCGCTCTCAAGCACCGTGCTGCCGTTGGGAATGGTCAAATCTTCGTGGGGATGGGCCTGGTAACCGATGATTAGCGTGCCTGCCGGAAAGCGAGTATCTTGGGCAATTTCGGCCACGGTGCGACCGACAATGGTGCACTGCTGCGGAATGGGCAGCTTGAGCACTTCCACCTGGCCTTGCTCAAAATGCATCATGGCCTCCACTTGGGGATACTCAATAGCATTCACAATGCGGTTGATAGTGAGTTCGGTGGTGCTCACGGTGTGGGTCGCCCCAGCTAGTTGGTAGGGCTCAGCAAAATCGCGATCGCTCATACGCACCACTGTCTGGGGCACCCCGTAGTGCTTCGACAACGTGACAATGGCCAGGTTGAGAGCATCCTCGGGCAGGGCTGCAATCACCGCATCAGCCTTGCGAATGCCCGCCTCCAGCAGAGTAGTGGTATTCACAGCACTGCCCTCGAAGGCCATGACGCCAATCTTTTCGCGGGCATATTGGCAGGCCAGCGGGTCAGGGTCGACCACGGCTACGGTATGCCCCTCTCCTAACAAGGTTTTGGCCAAGTCAAGGCCCAACATGCCAGCGCCGCCAATCAATACGTACATGCACAACCCCCTTAAGATCTAGTAGTCACGCTGGACCAGGGATATAACCCCCTAGGGGGATATACCAAAAATCAGCCTTTTAGTATGCTCACCGCATCCATTGTAGGGATGCAGACCGTTGTCTGGTCTAGGCCACAGCCCTTCCCTCTCACTCGCTCATTCTTCATCCTCCGGAGCTACTCTATGAAAGGACTTGTTGGCAAAACCGCGCTGATCACTGGCGCTTCGTCAGGCATTGGCCAGGCGATCGCCATTCGCCTGGCGGAGGAGGGCTGCAATATTGTGATCAACTACCGCAGCAACCCCGATGCCGCTGAAGACACCCGCCGCATAGCCATGGAAAAAGCCTGCGCCGACGTAGAGAACTGTGGCGTCAAAGCGCTGCTGCTCAAAGGCGATGTCTCTAAAGAAGAAGATGCGATCGCCCTGGTGCAGCAGACCATCGAGCACTTCGGCCAACTCGACATCTTGATCAATAACGCTGGTGTTCAGGCTGACAGTCCATCGGAGGCGCTTGAAGCCGACAGCTTTGATTGGGTGTTAGGGGTCAACCTGCGGGGGGCCTACCTATGCGCTCGCGAAACCATTAAGCACCTGCTAGCCAGCGATCGCCCCGGCAGCGTCATCAATATTTCTAGCGTGCATGAGATCATTCCCCGACCCCAGTACCTCAGCTACTCCATCAGCAAAGGGGGCATGGGCAACATGACCCGCACTCTGGCTCTGGAATATGCGGCCAAGGGCATTCGAGTTAACGGCATTGGCCCCGGGGCCACCGTCACCCCCATCAATGACGAATGGACCGACGATCCCGCCAAAAAAGCTGAGGTCGAAAGCCACATTCCCATGGGTCGGGCCGGCACCAGCGAAGAAATGGCCGCCGCTGTAGCGTTTCTGGCCTCCGATGAGGCCACTTACATCACCGGGCAGACCCTCTACATCGATGGCGGTCTCACCCTCTACGCAGACTTCAGGGAAGCCTGGTCGGCCTAAAAAAAGGGGTTGAAGGTTTAGGGTTTAAGGCTTACGGCTACCCTGAAACCCTAGGCCCTGCACCTTACACCTCACCATCAACGGATCCACCCATTTATCAAGTCTTCCAACCCTTACCTGAAGAACTGTTACACTTCCTCAACAATCGGTATTACCCCCTGCTCTTGCGATGATACGATGCCCATCAAACGGTTGAGAGATAGGACTTCATGACTGAATCGCTAACAGGTCAAACACCTATTTTTGGAGGCAGCACCGGCGGTCTCCTCACCAAGGCTGCTGTCGAAGAGAAATACGCCATTACCTGGACCAGCCCCAAGAAGCAGGTTTTTGAAATGCCCACCGGTGGCGCTGCCTTCATGAACGAAGGGGATAACCTTCTTTATCTGGCCCGCAAAGAGCAGTGCCTTGCCCTTAGCAGACAGCTGCGCAACAGATTTAAGCCCAGAATCGAAAACTACAAGATCTACCGCGTTTTCCCCAGCGGTGAAACCCAGTATCTGCACCCCGCCGACGGCGTCTTCCCTGAGAAGGTGAACGAGGGCCGCGCAGCCGTGGGCAGCATCGGTCGCAACATCGGGGCCAACCCCGACCCGTCCACCATCAAGTTTAGCGGTAAGACTACCTACGAGGTCTAGGCCCGTTTGGCTCGGTTTGCTGAGCCAACTGTTACCGAGTTCTGACTGTGACTGTTGTGTTGTAGGGGGGCGTAGCTGCGGCTAGGCCCCTTTTGCTATCTAGACGGGCTGGCCCATGGGTGGCGATCGCCCCCTCTGCCAGCTCTTAAACCATTGCGCTGCCCCAATCGCGCTGTAAAATAAGTGCCATGATTTTTCCAGCCTTTGAGCAGTTTCAAACCTACGCCACCCAGGGCAACTTTGTGCCCGTCTACCAAGAGTGGTTGGCCGATCTCGATACGCCAGTATCAGCTTGGTACAAAGTTTGTGCCGGACAGCCCTACAGCTTTTTGCTGGAGTCGGTAGAGGGAGGCGAAAGCCTGGGCCGCTACAGTTTTTTGGGCTGCGACCCACTGTGGGTGCTAGAAAGCCGGGGCGACCAGTCTACCCAAACCCACCGCGACGGCACCGTCATTGACCACCAGGGCAACCCCTTCGATACCCTGGCCGACTGCCTGGCCCCCTACCAGCCGGTGAAGCTGCCCGCCCTGCCCCCCGGCATCGGTGGCCTGTTTGGCTTCTGGGGCTACGAGCTGATCCGCTGGATTGAGCCCACGGTGCCCATTTACCCCCTCAACCCCGACGACCTGCCCGACGGTCTGTGGATGCAGGTGGATAGCCTGCTGATTTTTGACCAGGTACAGCGCAAAATCTGGGCAGTGGCTTATGCCGACCTGCGCCACCCCGGTACGGATGTGCAGGCGGCCTACGAGGGGGCCTGCGATCGCGTTCAGCAGCTGCTCCACAAGCTCACCTTGCCGCTACCCCCGGCCCAGTCTGCCCTGTCCTGGCACCCGCCCCACCGCGATACGCCCTCGGTCCAGTACACCAGCAATCGCACCCCGGCTGAGTTCTGCGCCAGCGTTGAGCAGGCCAAGGCCCATATCCAGGCTGGAGATATTTTTCAGGTCGTGATTTCTCAGCGGTTAAATACCACCTATGGGGGCAATCCATTCGATCTCTACCGCTCGCTGCGGCAGATCAATCCCTCCCCCTACATGTGCTACTTCAACTTTTACGACTGGCAGCTGATTGGCTCTAGCCCCGAAGTCATGGTTAAGGCTACCCTAGCCGACGACCCCAGTCAGCCCCGCGTGGCTACGGTGCGCCCTATCGCCGGCACCCGCCCCCGAGGCAAAACCGCCGCCGAAGACGTCGCCTACGAACAGGACCTGCTGGCTGACCCCAAAGAACGAGCTGAGCATGTCATGCTGGTCGATCTAGGCCGCAACGACTTGGGCCGCGTCTGTCTCAGCGGCACGGTGCAGGTCGACGAGCTGATGGTGATCGAGCGCTATTCTCACGTCATGCATATTGTCAGTAACGTGGTGGGTCACCTTAGCCCGAGCAAAACCGCCTGGGACCTACTCAAGGCCTGCTTTCCAGCGGGCACTGTCAGCGGTGCGCCCAAAATCCGCGCTATGCAGATCATTCATGACCTAGAGCCCTGCCGTCGTGGCCCCTACTCTGGGGTTTACGGCTACTACGATTTTGAGGGGCAGCTCAACACCGCCATTACCATTCGCACTATGGTGGTGAGGGCGCTGCCCGGGGGTGGTCACAGCGTTGCGGTGCAGGCCGGGGCCGGACTGGTGGCCGACTCTATCCCCGAATCAGAGTATCAAGAAACCCTAAACAAAGCCCGAGGCATGTTAGAAGCGATTCGATGCCTGAGCTAGCTCTGTTCAACAGCGGCGATCGCGCCTAGCCACAGCCTTCAGCCCAAGTCACCGAGGGAAACTGCCCGGCGCGGAACTGGGTAACGCGGCCCTGGTCATCGGTTTCGAATACCAGGCGATAAACGTCTTCACCAGGGTCTTGAGGGGTAAAAATAACTGTTTTACCGAGGGTTACTGGGTTGGCGGTGGCCTCTAGCTGCTCACCATAGACCCGCACTAGGTCTTGCTCGGTTGAACCAATCCGAATGCCGCTGCGGGTGGTCGTTAAACTGCCTGGCCAAATGTCAACCCGCAGCACCTGATTGTCAATGGCCATCAGCCCAAGGGGTTCCCCATGATCTTTAATACGATAGTACTGACATTGGCCATTGCTGGCGTCTTCGATCAGGACTGGAGTGAGCCCCTTTGCCCGCAGATTGTCTATCTCCATACCGACGCGAATGGGACCGAGCCCCGTAGTCTTGAGAGGCGCTGCTAGCAGCGCCAGGGTTGGCGCAACATCGGCATTGACCCCAGGGGCTAGGGCGATCGCTCGCTGCATCACCCGTAGCGAGCTGAGGGGAGCGAGCACACCATCAAGTAGAACACCGGCCTGGGGACTGTACGAGGGCAATGCTTGAGCGGTAGTCGCAGTGGTGCCAGCAAGGATGGCCTGGGCCTCCCCTTGGGACCGTTGACCGTAGCTGGCTGCTACCAGCCCAACTAGGGAGGTAAAGACCACGATCGCAGCCAGGGCTCCCCGGCGTTTTTGTTTCCCCTTGACCATTACTTCTAAGTCCGATACATGGCTTAACCAGCAACAAACTGGCGGCGTTCCACGTAATGCCGCCAGCCAGCCAAAACTTACGTTAGACCTAAACCGGCTCAACCCCTAGGCAAGACTTATCATAGGGGGGCAAGTCTGGTCAATGGTGTGACCTAACCTCGCTTTAGTGTAGCAGCCGCAGCCATCTGTCCCCAATGCCATTGCGTCCTTTGCCCCGGCGGTCCCAGATGCCGTCAACTTATCGCCCGCGGTGGTGCTCGCTGGTGCCCGCCGGGCTGTTGGTGATCGCCACCGGCCTAACCCTCATTGCCTGGACCAGCAAACAACCCATAGACGCTGGCGCCGCGTTGATACCAGCAACTAGTCCTGTGCCAGTGCGGGGCCTCAAGAGGCTGTTTCGTCGCCACCCTCAACCGTTGCCACTGACAGTGCCGCCCCCAGTGATACCTCAGCCCCTGCCGCCCCAGCAAGCCTGGCCCGAACTACCGCTGGTGCAGGCCCAGCCCAAATTTAACGACCTCAACAGGGCTCACTGGGCCTGGCCGCTGCTGGCCGACCTGGCCCAGCGGGATTTGGTGTCGGGTTTTCCCGACGGCACCTTTCGCCCCAGGGCGGCAATGACGCGAGCTGAATTTGCCGCCCAGCTGGCCCAGCTCTTTAATCTCCCCCCCGCTCACTCCTCGCTTCCGGTGCAGACCTCATACTCAGATTTGAAGCCAGACCACTGGGCCTACAGGAGCGTGCAAAAGTCAGTAAACATGGGGTTTCTCAGCGGCCATCCAGAAGGAGACTTCCTGCCCGACCAACCGATCAGCCGCATTCAAGTGATCACGGCCCTGGCTGATGGGCTAGCGTTAACGTCTAGCCGCGCCGCCACCGAAGCGTTGGTGCCCTACACCGATCGAGAGCAGGTACCAGTTTGGGCGATTCGTCAGCTAGTCGCAGCTACTGAAGCAGGCCTAGTGGTTAACTATCCAGAAATTACTACGCTGGCCCCCAACCGCCCCGCTAGCCGAGCCGAAGTGGCCGCCATGCTGCATCGATCGCTGGTCTACACAGGCAGTCTGCAAGCCATACCCTCGCCTTACATTGTGGAAAAGGCCAAGCTGCCATCATGGCATAGCGATAAGCCTTAGCCCTACTGGAGCCCAGGTATGCCGACAGCCGAGAAACTACACCAGATTTCTTAAAACGATGGTAGCGAGATGCCATCTAGGCCATCTTGCTCTAGGGTAGGCAGCTCTAATCGCTGGCTACGACGGGTACGCATGGCCAAGCGGTAGCTGACGCTTTGAAGCTCGGCTTGAAGCTGACGATTTTCGCGCTGAATTTCGGCTACCCGCTGCTTAACCGCCGCCATGCGGTCAGCAAACTTTTGTCGATAGACCGTGGGAAGTTCTTGTACGACCTGCTCCAACATGCGGGTGCGATCGGTCAACTCCTGCACCGTTTGCCGCAGCTGCAGCACTTCGCCGTCACGTTCTTCCAGCTGCCCTTGGTAAAAGTCAATCTGCTTTTCAACCCCCCGCAGCTGTTCGCGCAGAGCGGTCATCTCTGCCTGGTGCTGTTCAGACATCTCGGGGCTGGGCACAAACCCAGTGTTGCCTTTCACTAGGCGAAACAGTTCCTGAGAAAGCTGCTGCACTAGCTGGTCACGAATGGCCAGCTCAGATTCGAGCCGGGCAATTTCTGCCTGCTGCTCGTTCATATCAGCATATGAAGACTGCGCCACAAGATTACTCCCACACCAAACGACTAACCTGCTACCCAATGCACCAAAAGCCTGAATTATGCCCTCTATCCCGGCTCAACTAGCTGCGCCCAAAATAATGTTGGGTGACCACAGCAAGACTTTGGCAGGGTTGGATTGAGTTGCTGCTAATTTATAGCACCTGTTTGAAAAGTTGGCACACTCAAAATTAAACTGGCCGACCTCTAAATCAAAGCCGCTGGTCAATCTCTTCCCTAAGGCAGACTGACCAGCGGCAGATAGACATTTTACGGTGAAGTCAGTTCTACTCTTCTTCGCCAGTAGCGACGGTGACGTCGTCAGCGGCAACAGCGGCAACGGCCTCAGCGGGTTCTTCGACCGCTTCAGGCAGAGGTTCGTCAGACTCTTGCTTAACGGTCAGAAAGCGGATAACTTCCTCACTCAAACGCATGGCGCGCTCGAGAGGTGCGATCGCCCCCCCAGGCCCGGTATAGTTCATCTGAATATAGATGCCTTCGCGGTGGCGATTAATTTCGTAGGCCAGACGGCGCTTGCCCCGGTGCTGGGTCTCCAAAATTGAAGCACCCTGGTCCTTCAGCATGGTTTGATATTTGCCAATAGTCGCATCAATCGCCTCATCATTTAGATCGGGGCGCAGGATGTACATTGTCTCGTACATGTAGGCTGTCATGAAAACTCCTTGTGGACATAATGGCCTTTGCAGCCAAAAATAGGCATAAATAAGCCTTTGTAGCCGCTTAGCCACTCGCTTACCCATGCCTCACGTATTGGCGCAAAGACAAGGATCTACAATCATACCAAGAATTAGCAGGCCAAGAGTTAGAAAATTATGGCGCAACGCTACGTTAGGGTTCAGTCTCAAACCGGGCAACTGCATTATGGCCTGCTGCGCCCCGATCGCAGTGTGCAGGTGCTAGATGCACCCCCCTGGTTACAGGGACAGCCTACCGAGGTCGAGCTATTGCCCGGCAGCTATGACCTGCTGGCCCCCTGTGCTCCTTCTAAGGTAGTGGCTGTGGGGAAAAACTATGCCGCCCACGCCGCCGAGATGGGTACCGAAGCCCCGCCCGAACCCCTGCTATTTATCAAACCCTCGACGGCGGTTACCGCCACTGGGGCTCCCATCTACTACCCGCCCCAATCGACCCAAGTCGATTACGAAGGCGAGTTGGCCGTGGTAATCGGCGATCGCTGCGCCCATGTACCGCCCGAAGCCGCCCGCGCCAAAATTTGGGGCTACACCATCGCCAACGACGTTACCGCCCGTGACCTGCAAAAGCGCGACAGCCAGTGGACCCGCGCCAAGGGTTTTGATACCTTTTGCCCCCTCGGCCCCTGGATTGTGCGGGAGCTCAGCGCTGGAGCGCTGCTTCAAACCTTTCTCAACGGCCAAGCAGCACCCGTACAGTCAGCCTCGATCGAAGAAATGATCTATAGCCCTGACTATCTGGTGGCCTACATCAGCGAGATCATGACTCTGCTGCCCGGAGACGTGATCCTAACGGGTACCCCAGCCGGGGTCGGTCCGCTTAGGGTTGGTGACCAGATCAGAGTAGAAATCGAAGGTATTGGCGCGCTCGAGAATACTGTGGCTTTGCGCCCCTAGCGCACCTGCATGTGCACAGCCTCGGAAATCGTTGGAATCTCGGCATAGAGACCCCGGAAGGTCTGCACCAAAGAGTAGCCAACCGAAATCAACATGCCGAGAAACAACATATTGGACAGTGTGCTAAACAGCAGTTCCCCGAACAGGCTAGGGTCTAGCAGGCTGAGAATGAGGCTAAACACCGCCAAAATGATGCTTAGCAAAATCGCTTGCATAGTGTTGAAGCGAATAAATCGGCTGATGTTTTCGTTGCGCACAACCAGCAAGATTAACGCAAAAAACACGATTAGCCCAAAGAAGGGAATTGTGCTTTCTAGGGTGCCATAGACGGCAATTAGGGGAGACAGGGGCAGCAGCAAAAACCCAAACACCGGAAACTGGCTGATTAGCTGAAGGCCGTAGGGTAGCCCAGCCGTAACCGGCAAAATATAGGGCAGGGCCGCCAGAATGCGATCCA
This sequence is a window from Leptolyngbya subtilissima AS-A7. Protein-coding genes within it:
- a CDS encoding CPP1-like family protein, which encodes MSDQNSYELLGLTEASTFEEIQAARDRLVDHYAEEPKQQAAVEAAYDAILMERLRLRQEGKIKVPDRIRFAENVPETPPLAKATPSLPRPDWLNGLVDTPSRDDILWPAVTYAGLALLGFAAPSLSLAVAIGAAIYFLNRKENKFWRSVLLTIGGLAAGLALGMTVGQLLIPQGAQFAWATPDAIAAAVTCLALWTISSFLR
- a CDS encoding cation:proton antiporter; this translates as MGTTLAMGLWLAEEPLEVGALANTTSDVTGLVNALIVLLLMATVVALITRRLRIPYVVGLVLAGLSITQSVLPESVGLNPEIILNLFLPILIFEAAINTDISRLRSTIKLIALIAGPGVLLAAMITAAILQWGLGLATITAAAIGVILTITDTVSVIAAFRTVPVPPRLATIVEGESLLNDGTALVLLGLITTVHTQGSFTVGEGLQQIVIAFVGGGVLGLGLGYLCVGLFQQLDDALSNILLTVAVSLGTFQIGHEIGVSSAIAVVVAGLVIGELGFRQTSASTKVTLLNFWEYAGFGVNTFIFLLVGIEVDPEVLLQTIPAALFAVLAYQTGRVLTTYPLLYLLRFFDRPLPLRWQHVLILGNVKGSLSMALALSLPADLPGRSQVVALVFSTVLVSLVGQGLTLPWLVKRLRLTIPSATRQHLETLQLNLIAAKAGQQELAALLQSGSLPKNLYEELFAAYQAQIASADRELRDFYNQRPLDDNAHLEDQSHLDGLRRRLYLAEKGAVNDALRKGLLSEETSQSYVRALNEKLLALKDD
- a CDS encoding potassium channel family protein, with amino-acid sequence MYVLIGGAGMLGLDLAKTLLGEGHTVAVVDPDPLACQYAREKIGVMAFEGSAVNTTTLLEAGIRKADAVIAALPEDALNLAIVTLSKHYGVPQTVVRMSDRDFAEPYQLAGATHTVSTTELTINRIVNAIEYPQVEAMMHFEQGQVEVLKLPIPQQCTIVGRTVAEIAQDTRFPAGTLIIGYQAHPHEDLTIPNGSTVLESGSTILAVTKPGLVRQMLDFMGLCA
- a CDS encoding glucose 1-dehydrogenase, coding for MKGLVGKTALITGASSGIGQAIAIRLAEEGCNIVINYRSNPDAAEDTRRIAMEKACADVENCGVKALLLKGDVSKEEDAIALVQQTIEHFGQLDILINNAGVQADSPSEALEADSFDWVLGVNLRGAYLCARETIKHLLASDRPGSVINISSVHEIIPRPQYLSYSISKGGMGNMTRTLALEYAAKGIRVNGIGPGATVTPINDEWTDDPAKKAEVESHIPMGRAGTSEEMAAAVAFLASDEATYITGQTLYIDGGLTLYADFREAWSA
- a CDS encoding photosystem I reaction center subunit II PsaD — its product is MTESLTGQTPIFGGSTGGLLTKAAVEEKYAITWTSPKKQVFEMPTGGAAFMNEGDNLLYLARKEQCLALSRQLRNRFKPRIENYKIYRVFPSGETQYLHPADGVFPEKVNEGRAAVGSIGRNIGANPDPSTIKFSGKTTYEV
- a CDS encoding anthranilate synthase component I family protein, which produces MIFPAFEQFQTYATQGNFVPVYQEWLADLDTPVSAWYKVCAGQPYSFLLESVEGGESLGRYSFLGCDPLWVLESRGDQSTQTHRDGTVIDHQGNPFDTLADCLAPYQPVKLPALPPGIGGLFGFWGYELIRWIEPTVPIYPLNPDDLPDGLWMQVDSLLIFDQVQRKIWAVAYADLRHPGTDVQAAYEGACDRVQQLLHKLTLPLPPAQSALSWHPPHRDTPSVQYTSNRTPAEFCASVEQAKAHIQAGDIFQVVISQRLNTTYGGNPFDLYRSLRQINPSPYMCYFNFYDWQLIGSSPEVMVKATLADDPSQPRVATVRPIAGTRPRGKTAAEDVAYEQDLLADPKERAEHVMLVDLGRNDLGRVCLSGTVQVDELMVIERYSHVMHIVSNVVGHLSPSKTAWDLLKACFPAGTVSGAPKIRAMQIIHDLEPCRRGPYSGVYGYYDFEGQLNTAITIRTMVVRALPGGGHSVAVQAGAGLVADSIPESEYQETLNKARGMLEAIRCLS
- a CDS encoding S-layer homology domain-containing protein — encoded protein: MPSTYRPRWCSLVPAGLLVIATGLTLIAWTSKQPIDAGAALIPATSPVPVRGLKRLFRRHPQPLPLTVPPPVIPQPLPPQQAWPELPLVQAQPKFNDLNRAHWAWPLLADLAQRDLVSGFPDGTFRPRAAMTRAEFAAQLAQLFNLPPAHSSLPVQTSYSDLKPDHWAYRSVQKSVNMGFLSGHPEGDFLPDQPISRIQVITALADGLALTSSRAATEALVPYTDREQVPVWAIRQLVAATEAGLVVNYPEITTLAPNRPASRAEVAAMLHRSLVYTGSLQAIPSPYIVEKAKLPSWHSDKP
- a CDS encoding Npun_F5560 family protein, which encodes MAQSSYADMNEQQAEIARLESELAIRDQLVQQLSQELFRLVKGNTGFVPSPEMSEQHQAEMTALREQLRGVEKQIDFYQGQLEERDGEVLQLRQTVQELTDRTRMLEQVVQELPTVYRQKFADRMAAVKQRVAEIQRENRQLQAELQSVSYRLAMRTRRSQRLELPTLEQDGLDGISLPSF
- the rpsF gene encoding 30S ribosomal protein S6 — protein: MTAYMYETMYILRPDLNDEAIDATIGKYQTMLKDQGASILETQHRGKRRLAYEINRHREGIYIQMNYTGPGGAIAPLERAMRLSEEVIRFLTVKQESDEPLPEAVEEPAEAVAAVAADDVTVATGEEE
- a CDS encoding fumarylacetoacetate hydrolase family protein, which encodes MAQRYVRVQSQTGQLHYGLLRPDRSVQVLDAPPWLQGQPTEVELLPGSYDLLAPCAPSKVVAVGKNYAAHAAEMGTEAPPEPLLFIKPSTAVTATGAPIYYPPQSTQVDYEGELAVVIGDRCAHVPPEAARAKIWGYTIANDVTARDLQKRDSQWTRAKGFDTFCPLGPWIVRELSAGALLQTFLNGQAAPVQSASIEEMIYSPDYLVAYISEIMTLLPGDVILTGTPAGVGPLRVGDQIRVEIEGIGALENTVALRP
- a CDS encoding Tic20 family protein; the encoded protein is MTWSSSPNPTILDRILAALPYILPVTAGLPYGLQLISQFPVFGFLLLPLSPLIAVYGTLESTIPFFGLIVFFALILLVVRNENISRFIRFNTMQAILLSIILAVFSLILSLLDPSLFGELLFSTLSNMLFLGMLISVGYSLVQTFRGLYAEIPTISEAVHMQVR